One part of the Brevundimonas subvibrioides ATCC 15264 genome encodes these proteins:
- a CDS encoding multidrug effflux MFS transporter has protein sequence MTQPDAAQPAKGPGFPEFVCMIALMMALNALAIDAMLPALPQIGDALGVANANSRQWVITAYLLGFGALQIVYGPLADRYGRKPVIMIGVGVYVVFSLVAMLAPTFETLILARIGQGMGSAATRVLAVSIVRDRYSGRTMARVMSLSFLVFLGVPIIAPSVGQAILLVAPWEAIFGVLAFAGVALMIWTGLRLPETLAPADRQPIEARRIAGAFREALTNRISIGYTLAMTAITGALFGFINSSQQIFFDVFHAPGLFTTVFACIAGGIAVASVVNAKLVERLGSRLIGHTALLGFIGFGALHMAVTLSGHETIWTFGILQACTMFCFGLLAGNFGSMAMEPMGHIAGTASSAQGFISTIIGSLTGFLIGQQFDGSVVPMTVGITACGVAALLCVLYAERGRLFVGRNPLPVPAAS, from the coding sequence ATGACCCAGCCTGACGCCGCACAGCCCGCCAAGGGGCCGGGTTTCCCCGAATTCGTCTGCATGATCGCCCTGATGATGGCGCTGAACGCGCTCGCGATCGATGCCATGCTGCCCGCCCTGCCGCAGATCGGCGATGCCCTCGGCGTCGCAAACGCCAACAGCCGGCAATGGGTGATCACCGCCTATCTTCTGGGCTTCGGCGCGCTGCAGATCGTCTACGGACCGCTCGCGGATCGATACGGCCGCAAGCCGGTCATCATGATCGGGGTCGGCGTCTATGTGGTGTTCAGCCTCGTCGCCATGCTGGCCCCCACCTTCGAGACCCTGATTCTGGCCCGCATCGGTCAGGGCATGGGGTCGGCCGCGACGCGGGTTCTGGCCGTGTCGATCGTGCGCGACCGCTATTCCGGCCGGACCATGGCGCGCGTCATGAGCCTCAGCTTCCTGGTGTTCCTCGGCGTGCCGATCATCGCCCCGTCCGTGGGTCAGGCGATCCTGCTGGTCGCGCCGTGGGAAGCGATCTTCGGCGTCCTGGCCTTCGCCGGGGTCGCGCTGATGATCTGGACGGGCCTGCGACTGCCCGAAACCCTGGCTCCCGCCGATCGTCAGCCGATCGAGGCGCGTCGCATCGCCGGGGCGTTCCGGGAGGCGCTGACCAACCGCATCTCCATCGGCTACACCCTGGCCATGACGGCGATCACCGGGGCCCTGTTCGGCTTCATCAACTCGTCCCAGCAGATCTTCTTCGACGTCTTCCACGCGCCCGGCCTGTTCACGACCGTCTTCGCCTGCATCGCCGGCGGCATCGCCGTGGCGTCGGTCGTCAACGCGAAGCTGGTCGAACGGCTGGGGTCGCGCCTGATCGGCCACACGGCGCTGCTGGGCTTCATCGGCTTCGGGGCCCTGCACATGGCCGTGACGCTGAGCGGGCACGAGACCATCTGGACCTTCGGCATCCTGCAGGCCTGCACCATGTTCTGCTTCGGCCTGCTGGCGGGGAATTTCGGGTCGATGGCGATGGAGCCTATGGGTCACATCGCGGGCACGGCCTCCTCGGCCCAGGGGTTCATCTCGACCATCATCGGCTCCCTGACCGGCTTCCTGATCGGACAGCAGTTCGACGGCAGCGTCGTGCCCATGACAGTGGGTATCACCGCGTGCGGCGTCGCCGCCCTGCTGTGCGTGCTCTATGCCGAGCGGGGCCGGCTGTTCGTCGGGCGCAATCCTCTGCCGGTGCCGGCGGCCTCTTGA
- a CDS encoding energy transducer TonB translates to MIALVIALALSANPGVTRTADSLAAPRVQPVVMMADPAPVLAGVAVTLECTAHTDGKVDGCSVLGETHPGMGFGAAAIALMNGSEVEPGPRDVQFARTIQFTP, encoded by the coding sequence ATGATCGCTCTCGTCATCGCCCTCGCCCTGTCCGCCAACCCCGGTGTCACCAGGACCGCCGACAGCCTCGCCGCGCCCCGCGTCCAGCCCGTCGTCATGATGGCCGATCCCGCGCCGGTCCTGGCGGGTGTGGCCGTGACGCTGGAGTGCACCGCCCATACCGACGGCAAGGTCGACGGTTGCTCGGTGCTGGGCGAGACGCATCCGGGCATGGGGTTCGGGGCCGCCGCCATCGCCCTGATGAACGGCAGCGAGGTCGAACCCGGCCCGCGCGACGTTCAGTTCGCCCGGACCATCCAGTTCACGCCCTGA
- a CDS encoding ATP-grasp domain-containing protein — protein sequence MTEPLPDLAIVYEHPDWFEPLFAALDRHGVSYVKVPLAGSTFDPAATPAPATVVFSRVAMSSFLRDPEHPIFYAQSLFEHWQGQGTRVVNASALNIDTSKARQMSLIARLGLKGPATRVAHRQADIPAAAEGLRYPVLVKADIGGAGAGITRYETPEALAEAAGETWCPVGVNGISLVQEYAPRRDGKITRVETLNGKYLYAIDIESPGDAFDLCPADACLVRPGAPTLTMTRTTPPPELIEAVEKLAVAGGLEVGGVEYLIDDRDGSALFYDINGLSNFVARPVEVLGFDPHDDLVDWLKGIVAEEKAKRA from the coding sequence ATGACCGAACCCCTGCCCGACCTGGCGATCGTCTATGAGCATCCCGACTGGTTCGAGCCGCTGTTCGCGGCCCTGGACCGGCACGGCGTCAGCTATGTGAAGGTGCCGCTGGCGGGCAGCACCTTCGATCCGGCCGCCACCCCCGCGCCCGCGACCGTGGTGTTCAGCCGGGTGGCCATGTCGTCCTTCCTGCGCGACCCCGAACACCCGATCTTCTACGCCCAGAGCCTGTTCGAGCACTGGCAGGGGCAGGGGACCCGGGTGGTCAACGCCTCGGCCCTGAACATCGACACCTCCAAGGCGCGGCAGATGTCGCTGATCGCGCGGCTGGGTCTGAAGGGGCCGGCGACCCGGGTCGCCCACCGCCAGGCGGACATTCCCGCAGCAGCCGAGGGCCTGCGCTATCCGGTGCTGGTCAAGGCCGACATCGGCGGGGCCGGGGCCGGCATCACCCGCTACGAGACGCCCGAGGCCCTCGCCGAGGCCGCCGGCGAGACGTGGTGCCCGGTCGGCGTCAACGGCATCTCCCTGGTCCAGGAATATGCCCCGCGCCGGGACGGCAAGATCACCCGGGTCGAGACGCTGAACGGCAAATACCTCTACGCCATCGACATCGAGAGCCCGGGCGACGCCTTCGACCTGTGCCCCGCCGACGCCTGTCTGGTGCGGCCGGGCGCGCCGACCCTGACCATGACCAGGACCACCCCGCCGCCCGAGCTGATCGAAGCGGTCGAGAAACTGGCCGTGGCGGGCGGGCTCGAGGTGGGCGGGGTCGAATATCTGATCGACGACCGGGACGGCAGCGCGCTGTTCTATGACATCAACGGGCTGTCGAACTTCGTGGCCAGGCCGGTCGAGGTGCTGGGCTTCGACCCGCACGACGATCTGGTCGACTGGCTCAAGGGCATCGTGGCGGAAGAAAAGGCGAAGCGCGCATGA
- a CDS encoding LLM class flavin-dependent oxidoreductase, with translation MRYGYWAPVFGGWLRNVADEREASWDNASRLVKRSEALGYDLTLIAELNLNDIKGIEAPALDAWSTAAALAAVTETIELMVAVRPNFHQPALFAKKAANIDRISNGRLALNVVSSWWAKEAESYGLQFDQHDDRYARTTEWLQVLDRLWTEKRVDFEGRYYTLKDAIVEPKPTSTPERPRPVIYAGGESEAAKTLIARHCDAYVMHGDEPEHIAAKVADMKARREAFGLPPMQYGMAGYAIVRDTQAEADRELERITTIPGLAEGSPPAGFANFDQWLSGTELERELKIREYSVSNRGLRPGFVGTPETVRERIEEFEAAGLDLVLLQMSPQEEEMERFSAQVISRPA, from the coding sequence ATGAGGTACGGATACTGGGCCCCCGTCTTCGGCGGCTGGCTGCGCAACGTCGCCGACGAGCGCGAGGCCTCGTGGGACAACGCCTCCCGGCTGGTGAAGCGGTCGGAGGCCCTGGGCTATGACCTGACCCTAATCGCCGAGCTGAACCTGAACGACATCAAGGGGATCGAGGCCCCGGCCCTCGACGCCTGGTCGACGGCGGCGGCCCTGGCGGCGGTGACCGAGACGATCGAGCTGATGGTGGCGGTCCGCCCGAACTTTCACCAGCCCGCCCTGTTCGCCAAGAAGGCGGCCAACATCGACCGGATCTCGAACGGACGGCTGGCGCTGAACGTCGTCTCGTCCTGGTGGGCCAAGGAGGCCGAAAGCTACGGCCTGCAGTTCGACCAGCACGACGACCGCTATGCGCGGACGACCGAATGGCTGCAGGTGCTGGACCGGCTGTGGACCGAGAAACGCGTCGATTTCGAGGGCCGCTACTACACCCTGAAGGACGCCATCGTGGAGCCCAAGCCGACCTCCACGCCCGAGCGCCCGCGCCCGGTCATCTACGCCGGCGGCGAGTCCGAGGCCGCCAAGACCCTGATCGCGAGACACTGCGACGCCTATGTCATGCATGGCGACGAGCCGGAGCATATCGCCGCCAAGGTCGCCGACATGAAGGCCCGGCGCGAGGCCTTCGGCCTGCCGCCGATGCAATACGGCATGGCCGGCTATGCGATCGTGCGCGACACGCAAGCAGAGGCCGACCGGGAGCTGGAGCGGATCACGACCATCCCCGGACTGGCCGAGGGCTCACCCCCCGCCGGCTTCGCCAATTTCGACCAATGGCTGTCGGGGACCGAGCTGGAGCGCGAGCTGAAGATCCGCGAATACAGCGTCTCCAACCGCGGCCTGCGTCCCGGCTTCGTCGGCACGCCCGAAACCGTCCGTGAACGGATCGAGGAGTTCGAAGCCGCCGGTCTGGACCTGGTCCTGCTGCAGATGTCGCCCCAGGAGGAAGAGATGGAGCGGTTCTCGGCCCAGGTGATCAGCCGGCCGGCCTGA
- a CDS encoding CcdC protein domain-containing protein has product MTPQQYGPLIGIGIALVIILLRNQKPRPLRIQYMWVAPVLVALGIGFGLWGMSQAPGAGHAAFGPGAWAILAGGVILGAAAGYQRGRMTTIERTPEGGLQAQASPLGIILIVALIASRSLLRPWLETHAGAWHLNALAVQDAFLLFAAAMVIVQRVEMVIRARRILAGKPDDHVEAAPAV; this is encoded by the coding sequence ATGACACCACAACAGTACGGTCCTCTGATCGGGATCGGCATCGCCCTGGTCATCATCCTCCTGCGCAACCAGAAGCCCCGCCCCCTGCGGATCCAGTACATGTGGGTGGCCCCCGTGCTCGTCGCGCTCGGCATCGGGTTCGGGCTGTGGGGCATGTCGCAGGCTCCCGGCGCGGGCCACGCCGCCTTCGGTCCGGGGGCCTGGGCGATCCTGGCGGGCGGCGTGATCCTGGGCGCGGCCGCCGGCTACCAGCGCGGCCGGATGACCACGATCGAGCGCACGCCCGAGGGAGGCCTGCAGGCCCAGGCCTCGCCCCTCGGCATCATCCTGATCGTGGCGCTGATCGCCAGCCGGTCGTTGCTCCGGCCGTGGCTGGAGACCCACGCGGGGGCGTGGCACCTGAACGCCCTGGCCGTCCAGGACGCCTTCCTGCTGTTCGCCGCCGCCATGGTGATCGTCCAGCGCGTCGAGATGGTCATCCGCGCCCGCCGCATCCTGGCCGGCAAGCCCGACGATCACGTCGAGGCCGCGCCGGCGGTCTGA
- a CDS encoding demethoxyubiquinone hydroxylase family protein codes for MPEPRNTSPRPVPLPRPGRGQTRARLAEILRVDHAGEYGAVKIYQAQAAVFRNAPGKAAVTADMEAMQAGEAVHKARFDALLTEHRVAPTALLPLWSLAASGLGTVTALMGEKAAHACTEAVESVIEQHYADQIAELAEREPELAAELTQFREEELDHHDHAIEHGSREAPAYRLLSAVIKAGCKVAIKVSERV; via the coding sequence ATGCCAGAGCCCCGAAACACTAGTCCGCGTCCCGTGCCCCTGCCCCGTCCGGGCCGTGGACAGACCCGTGCGCGGCTGGCCGAGATCCTGCGCGTCGATCACGCGGGCGAATACGGCGCGGTCAAGATCTACCAGGCCCAGGCGGCCGTGTTCCGGAATGCGCCCGGCAAGGCAGCGGTGACGGCCGACATGGAGGCGATGCAGGCCGGCGAGGCGGTGCACAAGGCGCGCTTCGACGCCCTGCTGACCGAACACCGCGTCGCCCCCACGGCCCTGCTGCCCCTGTGGTCGCTGGCCGCCTCGGGTCTCGGCACCGTCACGGCCCTGATGGGCGAGAAGGCGGCCCATGCCTGTACCGAGGCGGTCGAGAGCGTGATCGAGCAGCACTATGCCGACCAGATCGCCGAACTGGCCGAGCGGGAGCCCGAACTCGCCGCCGAGCTGACGCAGTTTCGCGAAGAGGAACTGGATCACCACGACCACGCCATCGAACACGGCAGCCGCGAGGCCCCCGCCTATCGCCTGTTGAGCGCCGTCATCAAGGCGGGCTGCAAGGTGGCGATCAAGGTCAGCGAGCGGGTGTAA